One Lachnospiraceae bacterium C1.1 genomic region harbors:
- a CDS encoding Maff2 family protein, which produces MAFFHSSITVLQTLVTAIGAGLGLWGAVNLMEGYGNDNPGAKSQGMKQLMAGGGIALIGTTLVPVLSGLF; this is translated from the coding sequence ATGGCATTTTTCCACAGCTCTATCACAGTTTTACAGACACTCGTAACAGCAATCGGGGCAGGTCTTGGTCTCTGGGGAGCCGTAAACCTCATGGAAGGATATGGCAATGACAATCCCGGCGCAAAGTCTCAGGGAATGAAGCAGTTAATGGCAGGAGGCGGTATCGCCCTTATCGGAACTACACTCGTTCCTGTTCTCTCAGGTCTGTTTTGA
- a CDS encoding PrgI family protein → MAAYIPVPRDLTQVKTKVAFNLTKRQIICFSVAAVIGIPSFFLVKHFCNVQVASIIMIVVMMPMFFLALYEKNGMFLETLFSHYIEAMVIRPKVRPYKNDNYYAAMMREYKAEREVDKIVRNSEKALRKKKRY, encoded by the coding sequence ATGGCAGCTTATATCCCTGTACCGCGTGATCTAACGCAGGTCAAAACAAAGGTTGCCTTTAATCTGACAAAAAGACAGATCATCTGCTTCTCTGTGGCAGCAGTCATCGGAATACCGTCATTTTTTCTTGTAAAGCATTTCTGTAACGTGCAGGTAGCATCGATCATCATGATAGTCGTTATGATGCCGATGTTTTTCCTTGCACTATACGAGAAAAACGGAATGTTTCTGGAAACGCTGTTCTCTCACTATATTGAAGCAATGGTCATCAGACCGAAGGTAAGACCTTATAAGAACGACAATTACTACGCAGCAATGATGCGCGAATATAAAGCAGAAAGAGAGGTAGATAAAATTGTCAGAAATTCTGAAAAAGCTCTTCGTAAGAAAAAGAGATATTGA
- a CDS encoding CD0415/CD1112 family protein has protein sequence MDRVLQSINDFFVDILVKAVMFVYGGIFSVVNNNVSTAAGQLSTSPANFSPSIFNLIKNLSENVILPIAGLILTYIAVIELIQMIIEHNNLANFETWFIWRWIIKTFIAVELLANVFTIVMAVFDVADHVISHAGGLIGRSTDITADLATHFESTLRAMNFGELLVILFMSIGLWIGILIMAVIVWVIVYARMVEIYMMVSLSPIPFATLSSKEHSHVGWNYFRSIAAVGFQGFLMMVCIGIYAVLIQTITLSTNIIGTIWGIFGYTVLLCFTLLRTSELSKSIFSAR, from the coding sequence ATGGACCGGGTACTACAATCAATTAATGATTTCTTCGTTGATATACTCGTAAAAGCTGTGATGTTCGTATATGGCGGTATATTTTCCGTTGTAAATAACAACGTCAGCACTGCCGCAGGACAGCTTTCAACATCTCCGGCTAATTTTTCACCGAGTATTTTCAATCTGATAAAAAATCTTTCAGAAAACGTAATCTTGCCAATTGCCGGACTGATCCTGACTTATATTGCCGTAATAGAACTGATACAGATGATCATCGAGCACAATAACCTCGCAAATTTTGAAACATGGTTCATCTGGCGCTGGATCATCAAAACTTTTATTGCGGTGGAACTATTGGCAAATGTCTTCACTATAGTCATGGCAGTATTCGATGTTGCTGACCACGTGATCAGTCATGCAGGAGGGCTTATCGGAAGAAGCACGGATATAACGGCAGATCTTGCAACACATTTCGAATCTACGCTTCGGGCAATGAACTTTGGAGAACTGCTGGTAATACTATTCATGAGCATCGGATTATGGATAGGGATCCTTATCATGGCGGTCATCGTATGGGTCATTGTCTATGCACGTATGGTTGAGATTTATATGATGGTCAGCTTGTCACCGATTCCCTTCGCAACACTTTCCAGCAAGGAACATTCACACGTTGGATGGAACTATTTCAGAAGCATAGCAGCTGTAGGTTTCCAGGGCTTCCTCATGATGGTCTGCATCGGAATATACGCAGTGCTTATTCAGACTATCACGTTATCGACAAATATCATCGGCACGATATGGGGAATCTTCGGATATACCGTTCTGCTCTGTTTCACACTGCTGAGAACTTCGGAATTATCGAAATCAATCTTCAGCGCAAGGTAA
- a CDS encoding Maff2 family protein, protein MAFFHSSITVLQTLVTAIGAGLGLWGAVNLMEGYGNDNPGAKSQGIKQLMAGGGIALIGTTLVPVLAGLF, encoded by the coding sequence ATGGCATTTTTCCACAGCTCTATCACAGTTCTTCAGACACTCGTAACAGCAATCGGAGCAGGTCTTGGTCTCTGGGGAGCCGTAAACCTCATGGAAGGATACGGCAATGACAATCCCGGAGCGAAGTCTCAGGGAATCAAGCAGTTGATGGCAGGCGGCGGTATCGCTCTCATCGGCACAACCCTTGTACCTGTACTTGCTGGATTGTTCTGA